Proteins encoded together in one Lathyrus oleraceus cultivar Zhongwan6 chromosome 5, CAAS_Psat_ZW6_1.0, whole genome shotgun sequence window:
- the LOC127080107 gene encoding uncharacterized protein LOC127080107, translated as MLETQISQVAQQQALTTAPAGTFPGQTQPNPKGHANDIILQSVIELDGPTGPRIQNPSMHQDPGKVTEKEDELDEDKSEETVEKEEPYVPPPPYKPSIPYPQRLVKSKSVRQFKFFVELLKQLNIMIPFTEAITQMPSYAKFLKEILSSKKKIEDNETVTLTAECSAIIQNNMPPKLKDLGSFSIPWVIGKFVIDKALWDLGANISLMPLSICERLKMGKLRPTRMSVQLAGRFVKFPVGMLENVPIRIGQFYIPIDFIIMDIKEDSNIPVILGRLFIATAGAIIDVKKGKLTFEVGEEKVKFILTHFLKASAIDDTCCLVDVIDECIREMENEQTSYSKILKILRPPTFEDENWCKEYQDDSLSECLTLTPDHMPCPKKPALELKTLPKNIRYEFLDTELERPIIVNADLGQIEIEKLLHILRKYPTALGYNISDLKGISPSICMHRIMLEEDSKTSRVHQRRTNPILSDVVKKEV; from the coding sequence atgttggaaacacaaaTTTCACAAGTTGCTCAACAACAAGCACTTACTACTGCTCCTGCAGGAACATTTCCTGGACAGACGCAACCAAACCCGAAAGGTCATGCAAATGATATTATACTACAAAGTGTGATAGAACTAGATGGACCGACCGGCCCTAGGATTCAAAACCCATCCATGCACCAAGACCCTGGTAAGGTAACTGAGAAAGAAGACGAACTAGACGAAGATAAAAGCGAAGAGACCGTAGAGAAAGaagaaccttatgtgcctccaccaccaTATAAACCTTCAATTccttatcctcaaagactcgTTAAATCTAAAAGTGTAAGGCAATTTAAATTTTTTGTAGAGCTTCTAAAACAATTGAATATCATGATACCCTTTACGGAAGCTATCactcaaatgccctcatatgctaagtttctcaaGGAAATATTATCTAGCAAAAAGAAGATAGAGGATaacgaaacagttacacttactgctgagtgtagcgccaTAATACAAAACAATATGCCTCCTAAGCTGAAAGACCTAGGGAGTTTCTCCATACCCTGGGTAATCGGAAAGTTTGTCATAGATAAAGCACTATGGGACTTAGGAGCCAATATTAGCttaatgcccttgtccatatgcgaAAGGCTTAAAATGGGAAAACTAAGACCTACTAGGATGTCCGTACAACTTGCAGGTCGTTTTGTTAAATTTCCCGTAGGTATGTTAGAAAATGTTCCAatacgcataggtcaattctatATTCCTATTGATTTTATAATCATGGATATAAAAGAGGATTCCAACATCCCTGTCATATTAGGAAGACTATTCATAGCCACTGCCGGAGCTATTATAGATGTTAAGAAAGGCAAGCTAACCTTtgaagttggtgaggaaaaaGTCAAATTTATTTTGACGCATTTCTTAAAGGCATCAGCTATAGACGATACATGTTGTCTAGTGGATGTCATCGACGAATGTATAAGAGAAATGGAGAATGAACAAACATCATACTCCAAAATACTGAAAATTCTAAGGCCTCCtacttttgaagatgaaaattgGTGTAAGGAATACCAAGATGACAGCCTAAGCGAATGCCTAACACTAACACCCGATCATATGCCTTGCCCAAAGAAACCAGCCCTAGAACTTAAAACGCTACCCAAAAATATAAggtacgaattcctagacactgaactcgAGCGACCTATAATAGTCAATGCAGACTTAGGGCAGATAGAGATCGAAAAGCTTCTACACattttaagaaaatatccaactgctTTAGGCTACAACATCTCggatctaaaaggaataagcccttccatatgcatgcatcgcATAATGCTAGAGGAAGACAGTAAGACCTCTAGAGTACATCAAAGAAGGACAAATCCAATTCTGAGTGATGTAGTAAAGAAAGAAGTGTAA